A stretch of Lathyrus oleraceus cultivar Zhongwan6 chromosome 6, CAAS_Psat_ZW6_1.0, whole genome shotgun sequence DNA encodes these proteins:
- the LOC127093778 gene encoding F-box/FBD/LRR-repeat protein At1g13570, producing the protein IVIDMEPDRFSWLPEHVIDKILSYLPIREAAGTSVLSSKWNNQWYTLSRLVFDTDCVSNIAPSRDPSLFNNKFLQIVNHVLLLHYGPIIVFKMCNYNDKFTCVIPKTDIDRWIHHLIGRSIQKLVLDVWIEKDYKIPCRLFSCQSLRILKLLWCWLKPPTKFQGFKKLKSLELYRITISQHDFENLISGCNLLESLVLGNLDGVTQINIHAPNLKHLDIFDTFEDITFHKTFQLTTVYVNLSSYLNSKSNQSRLHGGSSNLLKFFDHRPHIENLSVHNYFLKYLAAGVVPVKLPTLCTDLDCLSICINFDDLKEISAALCLLRSSPNLQTLEISARIDQHSVPLTPISDTYCWEETFFKPETPIQVLSVSIDNISGLQLELDFIRFLLLYSPVLEKMIVKPDVNVRPELVTGLIRFKRESRDAEVIYVQKEG; encoded by the exons ATTGTGATTGATATGGAGCCGGATAGATTTAGTTGGTTACCGGAGCATGTTATAGACAAGATTCTGTCATACTTGCCGATTAGAGAAGCAGCCGGAACAAGTGTTTTATCTAGCAAATGGAATAACCAGTGGTACACACTATCACGTCTAGTATTTGATACAGATTGTGTCTCTAATATTGCACCTTCCAGAGACCCTTCGCTTTTCAATAACAAGTTTCTACAAATCGTTAACCATGTACTTTTACTTCATTACGGGCCAATCATCGTGTTCAAGATGTGCAACTACAATGATAAATTCACTTGTGTGATTCCTAAGACTGATATTGATCGCTGGATTCATCATCTAATTGGAAGATCTATTCAAAAGCTTGTACTAGATGTTTGGATAGAAAAAGACTATAAGATACCTTGCCGCTTATTCTCTTGTCAAAGTTTACGTATTTTAAAGTTATTGTGGTGTTGGCTTAAACCTCCTACAAAGTTTCAAGGTTTCAAGAAATTGAAAAGTCTTGAGCTGTATCGGATTACTATATCCCaacatgattttgaaaatttgatatccGGCTGCAATTTGCTAGAAAGTTTGGTATTGGGAAACCTTGATGGTGTCACCCAAATTAATATTCATGCACCAAATCTTAAACATCTTGATATTTTTGATACATTTGAGGATATAACCTTTCATAAAACTTTTCAATTAACTACTGTGTATGTGAATTTAAGTTCGTATTTGAACTCTAAAAGCAATCAAAGTAGATTGCATGGAGGCTCTAGCAATTTGCTTAAATTTTTCGATCATAGACCTCACATCGAAAACCTATCGGTTCATAATTATTTTTTAAAG TATTTGGCTGCAGGTGTTGTGCCGGTGAAGCTTCCTACTCTCTGTACCGATCTAGATTGTCTTTCCATATGCATAAACTTTGATGATTTGAAAGAAATTTCAGCTGCTCTTTGTTTGCTAAGAAGCTCACCTAATCTTCAAACATTAGAAATTTCT GCACGGATTGACCAGCATAGTGTTCCTTTGACACCTATCAGTGACACCTATTGTTGGGAAGAAACATTTTTTAAACCAGAAACACCCATTCAAGTACTAAGTGTGTCAATAGATAACATCTCTGGCCTCCAACTTGAACTAGATTTTATCAGATTTTTACTTCTCTATTCACCCGTGCTCGAAAAAATGATCGTGAAGCCTGATGTAAATGTTAGACCAGAGTTGGTTACCGGACTAATTCGTTTTAAAAGAGAGTCCAGAGATGCTGAAGTTATTTACGTGCAAAAGGAAGGTTAA
- the LOC127093777 gene encoding F-box/FBD/LRR-repeat protein At1g13570, producing the protein MEPDRFSWLPEHVIDKILSYLPIREAAGTSVLSSKWNNQWYTLSRLVFDTDCVSNIAPSRDPSLFNNKFLQIVNHVLLLHYGPIIVFKMCNYNDKFTCVIPKTDIDRWIHHLIGRSIQKLVLDVWIEKDYKIPCRLFSCQSLRILKLLWCWLKPPTKFQGFKKLKSLELYRITISQHDFENLISGCNLLESLVLGNLDGVTQINIHAPNLKHLDIFDTFEDITFHKTFQLTTVYVNLSSYLNSKSNQSRLHGGSSNLLKFFDHRPHIENLSVHNYFLKYLAAGVVPVKLPTLCTDLDCLSICINFDDLKEISAALCLLRSSPNLQTLEISARIDQHSVPLTPISDTYCWEETFFKPETPIQVLSVSIDNISGLQLELDFIRFLLLYSPVLEKMIVKPDVNVRPELVTGLIRFKRESRDAEVIYVQKEG; encoded by the exons ATGGAGCCGGATAGATTTAGTTGGTTACCGGAGCATGTTATAGACAAGATTCTGTCATACTTGCCGATTAGAGAAGCAGCCGGAACAAGTGTTTTATCTAGCAAATGGAATAACCAGTGGTACACACTATCACGTCTAGTATTTGATACAGATTGTGTCTCTAATATTGCACCTTCCAGAGACCCTTCGCTTTTCAATAACAAGTTTCTACAAATCGTTAACCATGTACTTTTACTTCATTACGGGCCAATCATCGTGTTCAAGATGTGCAACTACAATGATAAATTCACTTGTGTGATTCCTAAGACTGATATTGATCGCTGGATTCATCATCTAATTGGAAGATCTATTCAAAAGCTTGTACTAGATGTTTGGATAGAAAAAGACTATAAGATACCTTGCCGCTTATTCTCTTGTCAAAGTTTACGTATTTTAAAGTTATTGTGGTGTTGGCTTAAACCTCCTACAAAGTTTCAAGGTTTCAAGAAATTGAAAAGTCTTGAGCTGTATCGGATTACTATATCCCaacatgattttgaaaatttgatatccGGCTGCAATTTGCTAGAAAGTTTGGTATTGGGAAACCTTGATGGTGTCACCCAAATTAATATTCATGCACCAAATCTTAAACATCTTGATATTTTTGATACATTTGAGGATATAACCTTTCATAAAACTTTTCAATTAACTACTGTGTATGTGAATTTAAGTTCGTATTTGAACTCTAAAAGCAATCAAAGTAGATTGCATGGAGGCTCTAGCAATTTGCTTAAATTTTTCGATCATAGACCTCACATCGAAAACCTATCGGTTCATAATTATTTTTTAAAG TATTTGGCTGCAGGTGTTGTGCCGGTGAAGCTTCCTACTCTCTGTACCGATCTAGATTGTCTTTCCATATGCATAAACTTTGATGATTTGAAAGAAATTTCAGCTGCTCTTTGTTTGCTAAGAAGCTCACCTAATCTTCAAACATTAGAAATTTCT GCACGGATTGACCAGCATAGTGTTCCTTTGACACCTATCAGTGACACCTATTGTTGGGAAGAAACATTTTTTAAACCAGAAACACCCATTCAAGTACTAAGTGTGTCAATAGATAACATCTCTGGCCTCCAACTTGAACTAGATTTTATCAGATTTTTACTTCTCTATTCACCCGTGCTCGAAAAAATGATCGTGAAGCCTGATGTAAATGTTAGACCAGAGTTGGTTACCGGACTAATTCGTTTTAAAAGAGAGTCCAGAGATGCTGAAGTTATTTACGTGCAAAAGGAAGGTTAA